ATTGGAGAGGAGTAGACTGTCGGGACAGTGAGTGTGGTACATTGGAGAGGAGTAAACTGTCGGGACAGTGAGTCTGGTAAATTGGAGAGGAGTAGACTGTCGGGACAGTGAGTCTGGTAAATTGGAGAGGAGTAGACTGTCGGGACAGTGAGTCTGGTAAATTGGAGAGGAGTAGACTGTCGGGACAGTGAGTGTGGTACATTGGAGAGGAGTAGACTGTCGGGACAGTGAGTCTGGTAAATTGGAGAGGAGTAGACTGTCGGGACAGTGAGTGTGGTACATTGGAGAGGAGTAAACTGTAGGGACAGTGAGTCTGGTAAATTGGAGAGGAGTAGACTGTCGGGACAGTGAGTCTGGTAAATTGGAGAGGAGTAGACTGTAGGGACAGTGAGTCTGGTAAATTGGAGAGGAGTAGACTGTCGGGACAGTGAGTGTGGTAAATTGGAGAGGAGTAGACTGTCGGGACAGTGAGTCTGGTAAATTGGAGAGGAGTAGACTGTAGGGACAGTGAGTCTGGTAAATTGGAGAGGAGTAGACTGTCGGGACAGTGAGTCTGGTAAATTGGAGAGGAGTAGACTGTCGGGACAGTGCGTGTGGTAAATTGGAGAGGAGTAGACTGTAGGGACAGTGAGTCTGGTAAATTGGAGAGGAGTAGACTGTCGGGACAGTGAGTCTGGTAAATTGGAGAGGAGTAGACTGTCGGGACAGTGAGTCTGGTAAATTGGAGAGGAGTAGACTGTAGGGACAGTGAGCGTGGTACATTGGAGAGGAGTAGACTGTCGGGACAGTGAGTCTGGTAAATTGGAGAGGAGTAGACTGTCGGGACAGTGAGTGTGGTACATTGGAGAGGAGTAAACTGTAGGGACAGTGAGTCTGGTAAATTGGAGAGGAGTAGACTGTCGGGACAGTGAGTGTGGTACATTGGAGAGGAGTAAACTGTCGGGACAGTGAGTCTGGTAAATTGGAGAGGAGTAGACTGTCGGGACAGTGAGTCTGGTAAATTAGAGAGGAGTAGACTGTCGGGACAGTGAGTCTGGTAAATTGGAGAGGAGTAGACTGTCGGGACAGTGAGTGTGGTACATTGGAGAGGAGTAGACTGTCGGGACAGTGAGTCTGGTAAATTGGAGAGGAGTAGACTGTCGGGACAGTGAGTGTGGTACATTGGAGAGGAGTAGACTGTCGGGACAGTGAGTCTGGTAAATTGGAGAGGAGTAGACTGTCGGGACAGTGAGTGTGGTACATTGGAGAGGAGTAAACTGTAGGGACAGTGAGTCTGGTAAATTGGAGAGGAGTAGACTGTCGGGACAGTGAGTCTGGTAAATTGGAGAGGAGTAGACTGTCGGGACAGTGAGTCTGGTAAATTGGAGAGGAGTAGACTGTCGGGACAGTGCGTGTGGTATTTACCTGGAGTTTTGGCATTGGCTGCTGCCTCTTCCCCATCTGCTGTCACCTTCAGAAAGATCTGGAAGGAATAAACATCAGCTATTCATTTGGACCCACTGTATGTGTTCAAATAGAATACAGGCCACCTACTCTTGTACCCCTGACCATGTGTGCCAAGTTTCACCATGATCCCgagtagggctgtggcggtcatgaaatttCGTCGGCCGGTGATTGTCAATCAAATAACggtcggtctcacggtaatttaccgttaattaacataaatacatttaccatatcctggcttccacacacagcctacaagccactgatgcagaactacagatctacattttaaaaagtctaataaatccatgtaatatattctacacctccacaataaatccatgtaatatattctacaccttcacaataaatccatgatttattttagacaagtctaaagaaacatgatatgaagaaaatgtagtctatttcagaagaacagaatagaatcCTCTGAGTCAATCCTtctgttaggtcctgatctggctgtgccatacggctgtgggctacactagttcatttagcagacaagatttgccgagaattctgtggcattattttatagtatgaagaatacaattgaacaaagctgaataaaatattttaaaattctccaaacgatttgagggagtgcggaCACACGTGGCTATTCTGTGTTAAACGTTACCAAAATAAATAGGTCCTCATAGATGCTTAATATACAGttattaacctcttgaacctctgggggcagtatttcatttttggatgaaaaacattcccgttttaaataagatattttgtcacgaaaagatgctcgactatgcatataattgacagctttggaaagaaaacactctgacgtttccaaaactgcaaagatattgtctgtgagtgccacagaactaatgctacaggcgaaaccaagatgaaatttcatacaggaagtgagacagatttttgaggcgctgtgttccaatgtctccttatatggctgtgaatgcgcaaggaatgagcctacactttctgtcgtttccccaaggtgtttgcagcattgtgatgtatttgtaggcatatcattggaaaatggaccataagagactacatttaccaggtgtccgctcggtgtcctccgtcgaaactattgtgtaatctccaggtgcgtgcattgttccattttgaacagaggagaaaaaccaaactgccacgagtgacttatcatcgaatagatatgtgaacaacaccttgaggattgattctaaacaacgtttgccatgtttctgtcgatattatggagttaatttggaaaaaaggtttttttttcttagccaaacgtgatgaacaaaacggagcgatttctcctacacaaataatattttgggaaaaactgaacatttgctatctaactgagagtctcctcattgaaaacatctgaagttcttcaaaggtaaattattttatttgattgcttttcttgtttttgtgaaaatgttgcctgctgaatgctaggcttaatgctatgctagctatcaatactcttacacaaatgcttgtgtagctatggttgaaaagcattttttgataatctgagatgacagtgttgttaacaaaaggctaagcttgtgagccaatatatttattttatttcatttgcgattttcatgaatagttaaccttgcattatggtaatgagcttcaggctataattacgctcccggatacgggattgctcgtcgcaacaggttaatgtaacttgagcggttaacaaataaATAGGTCCTCCTATCTGCTTAATATACAGCTATTCATGTAAGTTGTTTTATAAACGTTGGGCTGTTTGTTTTGatgtttaatacattgtaaggctgcatgacgAGACTAATGATGACTTGAAAAAAAGTTGCGGTAtcagctctgctttgttttttttgcgCAGGATGTACTGTCACTGTCCTCAAACTCCCTCATAGATGAGCCAAGGCGCAGTGTGCTTGTAATTCCACGTGCTTGTAAACCTTCACAGAACCTTCACAGAACCTTCACAGAAACCGAACATGACGCAACCGTGgcgcacacaaacactcacagaaaATAAAGaattacccacaaacacaggtggggaaaaaggctgctagacagctgcctctgattgggaaccataccagggcccacaaagaaacagacaaactagaatgcccacccaaatcacaccccgacctaaccaaatagagaaatataaaggctctctaaggtcagggcgtgacatgtacacactacatcattttctcattcacaatttgataagcacttgataatgcctcagaTTTCACttcggcatcccctttgtgtggccgtaatgcaaACTAAAAAATATCCATGCCTTTTTCAGCCTGGAGTGCCgagttgtgcccttctccctgagtacTAAGCGAAGCggctctcactcacatggctctccataaAGTGATCGGGTCTTTCTGACAGGATACaaatgaagacagacacatcgagGACGCAACTGCGCACTTCCCAGCTCCCCTAccaccttcccctcctccccagtccccctaccCCCAGTCTCACCTCCCCCACCAGattcccctcctccccagtccccctaccCCCAGTCTCACCTCCCCCACCAGattcccctcctccccagtccccctaccCCCAGTCTCAACTCCCCACCAGATTCCCTCCTCCCCAGTCCTGTCTCCCCTACCCCCAGTCTCACCTCCCCCACCAGattcccctcctccccagtcctGTCTCCCCCTACCCCCAGTCTCACCTCCCCCACCAGattcccctcctccccagtcctATCTCCCCCTACCCCCAGTCTCACCTCCCCCACCAGATTCCCTCCTCCCCAGTCCTATCTCCCCCTACCCCCAGTATCACCTCCCTACCACATTCCCTCCTCCCCAGTCCTATCTCCCCCTAGCCCCAGTCTCACCTCTCCCACCAGATTCCCCTACTCCCCAGTCCTATCTCCCCTACCCCCATTCTCACCTCCTCCAGTGAGGTGTCAGAGATGCCGAAGCTGCTGAGGCCCATGTCTCCCAGTGTTTCCTCTAGTTCTCTGAAGAGGGAGGCGTAGGCCCGGTGCTTGAAACCCTTGTTGGGCAGCAGGAAGGTCAGCTCCTGGCCGATGGCCTCGATCAGCTTGGCTTCTGGGACGTGGTGATGGATCAGCGTGGTGATGTTGTCCACGTCACCTGGGAGAAGATAAAGGTTTTGTACATAGATAGATTGTTTGATTGACATATTGATGATGGGGGGGGGTTGACATGGAGTGAATATTACATAACTAGTGGTTGATTAGAgtatctagacacacacacacgatcacacacacttccccaccaTCCAGAGCTCTCTCCAGCTGCTGGGACTGGCCCTGGGATTCCTCTTTCACTTTGGTGCAGGTGGAACAGGTACAGGAACACTCTGAGGCACAGTCACACTCATtctgatagacagagagagagagaagcacagagaaagagggaatgagcgagagagagagaagaaacaacaacactttaaAATTTGACCCGTTTCAAAAAACTAGGTGTAGGTTGCACGTCCATATTTCACATGAGAGGTTTTGTTTATAAAAAATGTTCAATCATTTTTTGGGGCAGAAATACATTCTGGAACATCTAAACTATCATGTGCCCTAATAACAAAAATGTGTATGTCGTCTGTAAATACAAATGAAATGGTTAAAtaacgagcctagttggtttagccacgaaAAAATACAGGAACCTTCCcgttagccatgattggctgagataatgagt
The nucleotide sequence above comes from Oncorhynchus gorbuscha isolate QuinsamMale2020 ecotype Even-year unplaced genomic scaffold, OgorEven_v1.0 Un_scaffold_10004, whole genome shotgun sequence. Encoded proteins:
- the LOC124030224 gene encoding retinal-specific phospholipid-transporting ATPase ABCA4-like, giving the protein NECDCASECSCTCSTCTKVKEESQGQSQQLERALDGDVDNITTLIHHHVPEAKLIEAIGQELTFLLPNKGFKHRAYASLFRELEETLGDMGLSSFGISDTSLEEIFLKVTADGEEAAANAKTPEQWMLLKRTKSCSKVGVEEGEPEEANGLKQANGGGNHDDDSAGKGSCQVKGANLVMQQFLALLVKRFHHATRSYKDFLAQIVLPASFVLIALIFTMIVPPFGEYPPLILTPWMYGKQLTFF